Below is a window of Oncorhynchus masou masou isolate Uvic2021 unplaced genomic scaffold, UVic_Omas_1.1 unplaced_scaffold_9151, whole genome shotgun sequence DNA.
GAAGGGTTAAAAGGATGTGTTCATGTTGGTAAAGCAGGACAGTAAAATGTTATTAAATAATGTGTCTGAACATCACAACGATGATCTTCCAGATGTAATGTACTAACAGGTTCATTTGGTTCTTTTCTCAGTTCTGCATATTGATTTAGCTATTACTGGATGCAGTGATTCAGATGGAGTGGATATGTATGGACTGGATGGTGAAGAGTTGTGGTACGCAGACTTCAACAAAAAGGAGGGAGTGGTGGCTCTGCCTCCGTTTGTAGATCAGTTGAGCTTCCCTGGATTTTATGAACAGGCTGTAGGTGATCAGGGGACATGCAAAGGAAACCTGGCCACATCTATAAAAGCTTACAAGAACCCACCAGAGACAATaggtaagagagagaaagtaatcTGGAGTGAATGAATGAATAGGATCCAAGCAGTAAAATAGTCACCTCACTGTAACCTCTTATATGTTGTATTGTCTGTGTTATAGAGCTCCACATATGATCAGTGTTACAGCCTTTTAATATTACTACAACAAGCCGGATCAATGGTCCACTACACTTATAGACTAACATCATGTGACCTAATGGCAGATGTAACATTGTTTTAGCccaacacaatgacaacacaacAAGGAAGAATGAATGTGATATTAAATGTGTTCCCACAGACCCTCCTCACAGCAGCATCTACCCCAGGGATGATGTGGAACTGGGGGTGGGGAACACCCTCATCTGCCACGTCAGTGGGTTCCACCCTGCACCTGTCAGAGTCAGGTGGACCAGGAACAACCAGAATGTGACCGAGGGAGTGCGTCTCAGCACCCCCTACCCCAACACTGATTTCACCCTCAACCAGTTCTCCAGTCTGAGCTTCACcccagaggagggagacatctatgGCTGTACTGTGGAGCACAAGGGCCTTACTGAGCCCCTGACACGGATCTGGGGTGAGAAGACACAACTACATTACATTTAGCCTGCATTACTTTTGACTTCTTCTCAACATTTTAGTGTCACACATCCGTTGTTTCAGCCATTTACTCTGAAACTGATAAAATGACCAACAGTTCATCACTTGATGTTattcctctgtgtgtctctgtgtgtgtctctctctgtctgtgtgtctctgtgtgtctctgtgtgtctctctctctgtctgtgtgtctctgtgtgtctctgtctgtttgtctctgtgtgtctctatgtgtctcactctctgtctctgtgtctatgtgtgtctctgtttgtgtctctctctctgtctgtgtgtctctctctctgtctgtgtgtccctctctgtgtgtgtgtctctctctctgtgtgtgtgtgtgtgtgtctctctctgtgtgtgtgtgtgtgtgtctctctctctgtgtgtgtgtgtctctctgtgtgtgtgtgtgtgtctctctctctctgtgtgtgtgtgtgtgtgtctctctctctctctctctctctctctctctctctctctctctctctctctctctctctctctctctctctctctctctctctctctctctgtgtgtatgtgtgcctctctatgtatgtgtgtgtgtccacagaaCCTGAGGTGAGCCAGCCCAGCGTGGCTCCTGCTGTGTTCTGTGGTGTGGGTCTGACTCTGGGGCTGCTGGGAGTGGCTACCGGAACATTCTTCCTCATCAAAGGGAACCAGTGTAACTGAGACGACAGCTGTCAGAGCCTCATGCCAAATCTGTATAAATATAGAGGACGTCACCATCATTTAAAGTATCTTTGTATTGTTAAAACAGTGTATATAGACTGTAGATGACAAAAAGCCTTTTTAGCCTCCTCAGGAATGTGAGGTTAAACTGCAGATAATATAGAGAGCATAACAATAGTCTGATATAGTAAACATTTCAGCAGTCTATGTTAATTATCCCCCAAATTGATGTATGCCGGGGTTACGAGGGTACGTCCAGCTTGAGTTCTAGTTGGTGTTTGTGTTCCATTCTTCCCTTTTTAACCTTGCATGTTTTTATTAAAGCTTATGAGCCCTGAAACCCCCCTGGTCTGTGTCTTCTGGTTCCACTGTCACATGTGACCCTTCCCAacctatgggtgtgccacagcaCATTACACTGAGTCTATTGGATGGAAGTTTACAGAGAGTTTGGTATAAATAAACTATAAACTAGCATTATGGGATTGAATGAAACTTTTGTCATCTGCCACATGttcggggtggcaggtagcctagtggttagaggggggtggcaggtagcctagtggttagagggggtggcaggtagcctagtggttagagggtggtggcaggtagcctagtggttagaggggtggcaggtagcctagtggttagagggggtggcaggtagcctagtggttagagggggtggcaggttacctagtggttagagggggtggcaggtagcctagtggttagaaggggggcaggtagcctagtggttagagggggtggcaggtagcctagtggttagagtggggtggcaggtagcctagtggttagagggggcggcaggtTGCCCAGTGTTTAGAgggggcggcaggttgcctagtgtttagagggggggcggcaggttgcctagtggttagagggggcggcaggtagcctagtggttagagggggacggcaggttgcctagtggttagagggggtggcaggttgccctagtggttagaggggggagggggcaggtagcctagtggttagagggggaagggtcaggtagcctagtggttagagggggtggcaggtagcctcgtggttaaaggggggggggcaggtagcctagtggttgaggggggtggcaggtagcctagtggttatagggggtggcaggtagcctagtggttagagggggcggcaggttgcctagtggttagagagggggcgcagggttgcctagtggttaggggggcggcaggttgcctagtggttagagtgggacagcaggttgcctagtggttaggcaggtagcctagtggttagaggggtagcaggtaccctagtggttagaggaggggggtaggtagcctagtgtttagggGGTGGCAGGTGGCCTTGTGGTTCGATTGGGGCGGCAggaggcctagtggttagagggggtggcaggtagcctagtggttagagggggcaggtagcgtagtggttagagggggggggcaggtagcctagtggttagagagggggcaggtagcctagtggttagagaggaggagggggcaggtagcctagtggttagagggggcaggtagcctagttgttagagagggggcaggtagactagtggttaaagcggggttggcaggtagcctagtggttagagtggggtggcaggtagcctagtggttagaggggggtggcaggtagcctagtggttagaggggggtggcaggtagcctagtggttagagggggtggcaggtagcctagtggttagagggggggcaggtagccagtggttagagggggtggcaggtagcccagtatggttaggggggggcaggtagcctagtggttagagggggtggcaggtagcctagtggttagaagggggggggcaggtagctcagtggttagagggggggtggcaggtagcctagtggttagagggggtggcaggtagcctagtggttagagtggggtggcaggttgcctagtgtttagaggggggcggcaggttgcctagtggttagaggggggcggcaggtagcctagtggttagaggggacggcaggttgcctagtggttagaggggggtggcaggttgcctagtggttagagggcggggatggggcaggtagcctagtggttagagggggtggcaggtagccccgTGGTTaaaggggggcaggtagcctagtggatagagggggggcaggtagcctagtggttagagtggggtgGCAGGTGGCCTTGTGGTTCGATTGAGCGGCAggaggcctagtggttagagggggtggcaggtagcctagtggttagagggggcaggtagcgtagtggttagagggtggtggcaggtagcctcgtggttagaggggagtggcaggtagcctagtggttagtggggggtggcaggtagcctagtgcttagagggggtggcaggttacctagtggttagagggaggtggcaggtagcctagtggttagagggggggcaggtagcctagtggttagagggttgtggcaggtagcctagtggttagagggggggcaggtagcccagtggttagagggggtggcaggtcacctagtggttagagggaggtggcaggtagcccagtggttagagggggcaggtagcctagtggttagagggctgtggcaggtagcctagtggttagaggggggggcaggtagcctagtggttagagggtggcaggtagcctagtggttataggggtggcaggtagcctagtggttagagggggcggcaggttgcctagtggttagagggggcgcaggttgcctagtggttagaggcggcggcaggttgcctagtggttagagggggcggcaggctgccagtggttagagtgggacAGCAGGTTGCCCAGTggttaggcaggtagcctagtggttagagggggtggcaggtaccctagtggttagagaggagggggtaggtagcctagtggatagagagggggcaggtagcctagtggttagggggtgGCAGGTGGCCTTGTGGTTCGATTGGGGCGGCAggaggcctagtggttagagggggtggcaggtagcctagtggttagagggggcaggtagcgtagtggttagagggggggcaaagtctagtggttagagaggggggcaggtagcccagtggttagagaggagggggcaggtagcctagtggttagaggggggcaggtagcctagttgttagagagagggggggggcaggtagactagtggttaaaagcggggttggcaggtagcctagtggttagagtggggtggcaggtagcctagtggttagagggggtggcaggtagcctagtggttagagggggtggcaggttacctagtggttagaggggggtggcaggtagcctagtggttagaggggggggggcaggtaacctagtggttagaggggggtggcaggtagcctagtggttagagggggcaggtagcccagtggttagagggggtggcagggcctagtggttagaggggggtggcaggtagctcaGTGGTTAGGATGGGGGaagcggcaggttgcctagtggttagagtggggcgcaggttgcctagtggttagaggggctgcaggttgcctagtggttagagtgggacagcaggttgcctagtggttaggcaggtagcctagttgttagaggggtggcaggtaccctagtggttagagaggagggggtaggtagcctagtggttagaggggggcaggtagcctagtggttagggggtgGCAGGTGGCCTTGTGGTTCGATTGGGGCGGCAGggaggcctagtggttagaggtggcaggtagcctagtggttagggggcaggtagcgtagtggttagagggggggggcaggtagcctagtggttagagagggggcaggtagcctagtggttagagagtagggggcaggtagcctagtggttagagggggcaggtagcctagttgttagagagggggggcaggtagactagtggttaaagcggggttggcaggtagcctagtggttagagtggggtggcaggtagcctagtgtttagagggggtggcaggaagcctagtggttagagggggcaggtagcctagttgttagagaggggggcaggtagactagtggttaaagcgggggttggcaggtagcctagtggttagagtggggtggcaggtagcctagtggttagagagagggggcaggtagcctagtggttagagggggggcaggtagcctagttgttagagagggggcaggtagactagtggttaaagcggggttggcaggtagcctagtggttagagtggggtggcaggtagcctagtggttagatgggggtggcaggtagcctagtgtttagaggggggtggcaggaagcctagtggttagaggggggtgacaggtagcctattgTATGAGGGGGGacagcaggttgcctagtggttagaaggggactgcaggttgcctagtggttagagggggacagcaggttgcctagtggttagagtgggacagcaggttgcctagtggttagagggggacaGCAGGTtgccttgtggttagagggggacagcaggtagcctagtggttagagggggacagcaggttgcctagtggttagagggggacaGCAGGTTGCCTAGTCATCAGGAGGGGGACAGCAGgttgcctcgtggttagagggggaCAGCAGgttgcctcgtggttagagggggacagtaggtagcctagtggttagagggggacagcaggtagcctagtggttagagggggacagcaggtagcctagtggttagaggggaaccgcaggtagcctagtagttagaggggttggggggtaggggcaggtagcctagtggttagagagggggtggcaggtaggctagtggttagagggttgggccagtaaacaAAAGGTTGCCGGATCGaattccccgagctgacgaggtaaacaTCTGTCGCTCTCCCCTTGAATAttgcagtttacccactgttcctcggccgtcattgtaaataacaatgtgttcttatctgacacgcctagttaaataaaggttaaggaTATATATTAAAGCAATAACTGTGTTGTTCCACAAGTTGAGTACATTTGGATAATACACTCCATTTAACAGTTTAGTCATATACAGTTGGCTACATCTAAATTAACCTAAACATTTATACACTActttaccaaaagtatgtggacacctgcttgtcaaacattccaaaatcatgggcattaatatggagttggtcccccttttccgctataacagcctgcactcttctgggaaggctttccactagatgttggaacattgctgtggggacttgcttccattcagccacaagagcattagtgaggtcgagcactgatgttgtGCGATTATGCCttgctcgcagtcggcattccaattcatcccaaaggtgttcgatgggggttgaggtcagggctctatgcaggccagtcaagttcttcctcattgaccttgctttgtgcatgtgGACAttctcatgctgaaacaggaaagggccttccccaaacgaatgccacaaagttggaagcacaacgTTTTCTAGAATGTcaatgtatgctgtagcattaagatttcccttcactggaactaaggggcctggaccatgaaaaacagccccagaccattattcctcctccaccaaacggcactatgcattcaggcaggtagcgttctcctggcatccgccaaacccagatccgTCTGTCAGACTgcaagatggtgaagcgtgattcatcacttcagaaaATGCttttccactactccagagtccaatggcggtaatctttacaccactccagccaatgcttggcattgcgcatggtgatcttaggcttgtgtgcggctgctcggccatgaaacccatttcatgaagctcccaataaacagttcttgtgctgatgttgcttccagaggcagtttggaactccgtAGAGgctgagtgttgcaaccgaggacagacgtttGTTAcgtgctacgcgcttcagcactcggtgttcccgttctgtgagcttgtgtggccactTGAGCCTGCTGTTGATCCCAGATGTGTCAACTTCAcaaaaacagcacttacagttgaccgggcagctctagtatggcagacatttgatgaactgatttgttggaaaggtggcatcctatgacggtgccatgttgaaagtcactgagctcttcagtaaggcaattctactgccaatgtttgtctatggagattgcatggcagtgtgcttgattttatacacctgttagtaacgggtgtggctgaaatagttgaatccactaatttgaagtggtgtccacatactttgtatatacagtgtataatAATGTGTTTTCATTTAAATAAATGTGTTCCCCATTTTGACCTGTTACATTTCTAGGAAGATGTCAACCCATTTAACCCAACATGTCCCCAGGTTTTCAGCATCATTATAAAGCCCTAGTTATTGTGTTGCTTTTGACAAAGTCATTCCTGAAGATTATTGTACTTTTGACAAAAGTACACTACCCAAAAGGCACTCTCTCTATTCGTGGAATGACAACCAAGTTCCACGTTTTTTAAATCTAGTCACACAAGGCATTGCCTGCATAGCTCCACAAGGTGAAGATGAGAAAAGGGAGGACTGTAATCAAAGTTGGGACTGACCTGTTTAAGGAATTTTTATCCAATATAACGTGTGAATTGCTTTCTACTCACAGTCAAATTCTTAGA
It encodes the following:
- the LOC135538130 gene encoding H-2 class II histocompatibility antigen, A-U alpha chain-like, producing the protein MYGLDGEELWYADFNKKEGVVALPPFVDQLSFPGFYEQAVGDQGTCKGNLATSIKAYKNPPETIDPPHSSIYPRDDVELGVGNTLICHVSGFHPAPVRVRWTRNNQNVTEGVRLSTPYPNTDFTLNQFSSLSFTPEEGDIYGCTVEHKGLTEPLTRIWEPEVSQPSVAPAVFCGVGLTLGLLGVATGTFFLIKGNQCN